One genomic segment of Chelonia mydas isolate rCheMyd1 chromosome 1, rCheMyd1.pri.v2, whole genome shotgun sequence includes these proteins:
- the CNMD gene encoding leukocyte cell-derived chemotaxin 1: protein MAESAEKVPIALAGPEDVERSLPPAYTAVPVTPASPGRLLKIGAVVLIAGALLLLCGAIGAFYFWKGSDRHIYNVHYTMSINGKVQEGSMEIDSGNNLETFKTGSGNEEAIEVHDFQIGITGIRFAGGEKCYIKAQAKAHIPDVNTMTKESLSFDLEDEIMPVKFDENSLIWVAVDQPVKDNSFLSPKILELCGDLPIFWLRPTYPKDSQRKKREIKRKIRQAQSNFDLDQIEATAGIVNTRTPTTQTVQKPERQSNATGPSEQDSSSNFNPENPYHQLEGEGMTFDPMLDHEGVCCIECRRSYTQCQRICEPLMGYYPWPYNYQGCRSACRIIMPCSWWVARILGVV, encoded by the exons ATGGCCGAGAGCGCGGAGAAAGTGCCCATCGCCCTGGCGGGGCCGGAGGACGTGGAGCGGAGCCTGCCGCCT GCCTACACGGCGGTGCCGGTGACACCCGCCAGCCCGGGGCGGCTGCTGAAGATCGGGGCCGTGGTGCTCatcgccggagccctgctgctcctgtGCGGAGCCATCGGAGCCTTCTACTTCTGGAAGGGGAGCGACCGGCAC ATTTACAATGTCCATTATACTATGAGTAttaatggaaaagtacaagaGGGATCAATGGAAATAGATTCTGGGAACAACCTAGAGACCTTTAAAACTGGAAGTGGAAATGAAGAGGCTATAGAAGTTCATGATTTCCAGATA GGCATCACTGGAATCCGTTTTGCTGGAGGAGAGAAATGCTACATTAAAGCACAAGCTAAAGCTCACATCCCCGATGTCAATACTATGACTAAAGAAAGCCTCTCGTTTGATCTG GAAGATGAAATTATGCCAGTTAAATTTGATGAAAATTCCCTTATCTGGGTGGCTGTAGATCAGCCGGTTAAGGATAACAGCTTCCTAAGTCCCAAAATTTTAGAGCTTTGTGGAGATCTTCCTATTTTCTGGCTTCGACCAACATACCCAAAAG ACAGCCAGAGAAAGAAGCGAGAAATCAAGAGAAAAATACGTCAAGCTCAATCAAACTTTGATCTGGACCAAATTGAAGCTACTGCTGGCATAGTAAATACCAGGACACCTACTACCCAGACTGTTCAAAAACCAGAACGCCAATCTAACGCCACTGGTCCCAGTGAGCAAGATTCTAGTTCAAACTTTAATCCAGAAAATCCGTATCAT CAACTTGAAGGCGAAGGGATGACTTTTGACCCAATGCTGGACCACGAAGGTGTGTGCTGTATTGAATGTAGACGAAGTTACACACAATGCCAGAGAATCTGTGAACCTCTCATGGGCTATTACCCATGGCCCTATAACTACCAAGGATGTCGTTCCGCCTGCCGAATTATTATGCCCTGCAGCTGGTGGGTTGCCCGTATCTTGGGTGTCGTGTGA